In Silene latifolia isolate original U9 population chromosome 3, ASM4854445v1, whole genome shotgun sequence, a single window of DNA contains:
- the LOC141646269 gene encoding putative 2-oxoglutarate-dependent dioxygenase AOP1 — MVSSTPAKLPTINLLGENSKPGTKSWISTCKTIRNAMEDYGCFIAIYDKISEQLHYNVFEVIQPMFDLPEQVKARNSSNLPYHGYYKPGNPMPLLDSFGLEDAPLLEKTKNFTNLLWPNGNETFCETVHEYAKKTSELEQLVTRMVFESYGVDKYLDSHLNSTSYLLRIAKYRVPHKDEDSLGALGHTDKNFVTILHQNEIDGLEVQTKDGQWLTYDHSSPQSFVVMAGEPFLAWSNNRIHAPVHRVIMKGNKARYSLALFSTSKDTIETPKEMVDDEHPLQFKPFDYMGLLSFYTEDVTRMAMCTIKDYCGLQKTI, encoded by the exons ATGGTTTCTTCAACTCCAGCAAAGCTTCCTACAATCAATCTCTTGGGCGAAAACTCGAAACCAGGAACAAAATCATGGATATCAACATGCAAAACCATAAGAAATGCAATGGAAGACTATGGATGTTTCATAGCCATCTATGATAAAATTTCAGAACAACTTCATTACAATGTTTTTGAGGTCATACAACCTATGTTCGATCTTCCTGAACAAGTTAAGGCTAGAAACTCATCCAATCTCCCTTATCATGGTTACTACAAGCCCGGGAATCCCATGCCTTTGCTAGATAGCTTCGGTCTAGAGGACGCGCCTTTACTTGAGAAGACTAAGAATTTCACTAATCTCTTGTGGCCTAATGGAAATGAAACATTTTG TGAAACAGTACATGAATATGCAAAGAAAACATCGGAGCTAGAACAATTGGTGACAAGAATGGTATTTGAGAGCTATGGTGTAGACAAATACCTTGATTCTCATCTCAATTCAACATCATACCTTCTAAGGATAGCTAAGTATAGGGTACCTCATAAAGATGAGGATAGTCTCGGTGCTCTCGGTCATACCGACAAAAACTTCGTCACTATACTTCATCAGAATGAAATCGATGGGTTAGAGGTTCAAACTAAAGACGGACAATGGCTTACTTATGATCATTCCTCTCCTCAATCTTTTGTTGTCATGGctggtgaaccctttttg GCATGGAGCAACAATAGAATACATGCACCAGTACATAGGGTGATAATGAAGGGAAATAAGGCAAGATATTCGTTAGCATTGTTCTCAACAAGCAAGGATACAATAGAAACACCCAAGGAGATGGTTGATGATGAGCATCCTTTGCAATTTAAACCATTTGATTACATGGGATTGCTTAGCTTTTATACTGAAGACGTGACTCGCATGGCTATGTGTACCATCAAGGACTACTGTGGTCTCCAAAAAACTATTTAA